From one Catenuloplanes nepalensis genomic stretch:
- the trpD gene encoding anthranilate phosphoribosyltransferase: MGERTWPNLLTALLRADELSTEDTWWAMNEIVTGNATPAQVAGFAVALRAKGETAAELSGLVDAMLANAVPVTLPEEIRTGAVDIVGTGGDRAHTVNISTMAAVVVAAAGVPVVKHGNRAASSSCGAADLLEHLGIPLDLGPAGVARTVSEAGIGFCFAARFHPGFRFVGPPRRELGVPTAFNFLGPLTNPARPTSGAVGCFDTRMAPVMAGVFASRGDSVLVMRGEDGLDEFSTAAPTRVWVAAGGTVTEQVIDAVELGLPRSAPGDLRGGDVAFNGDAARRFFAGETGPIRDAVLLNAAAGFAARTGALSGDLREALSDGLKRAAEAVDSGATESLLARWVDAATTAKAAE, encoded by the coding sequence ATGGGCGAACGGACCTGGCCGAATCTGCTCACCGCACTGCTGCGAGCCGACGAGCTGTCCACCGAGGACACCTGGTGGGCGATGAACGAGATCGTCACCGGGAACGCGACCCCCGCGCAGGTCGCCGGCTTCGCGGTCGCGCTGCGGGCCAAGGGCGAGACCGCGGCCGAGCTGTCCGGCCTGGTCGACGCGATGCTGGCGAACGCGGTGCCGGTGACGCTGCCGGAGGAGATCCGCACCGGCGCGGTCGACATCGTCGGCACCGGCGGCGACCGCGCGCACACGGTGAACATCTCGACGATGGCCGCGGTCGTGGTGGCCGCGGCCGGCGTGCCGGTGGTCAAGCACGGCAACCGGGCCGCCTCCTCCTCGTGCGGCGCCGCCGACCTGCTGGAACACCTCGGCATCCCGCTCGACCTGGGCCCGGCCGGCGTGGCCCGGACCGTGTCGGAGGCCGGCATCGGCTTCTGCTTCGCGGCCCGCTTCCACCCCGGCTTCCGGTTCGTCGGCCCGCCGCGGCGCGAGCTGGGCGTGCCGACCGCGTTCAACTTCCTCGGCCCGCTGACCAACCCGGCGCGCCCCACCTCGGGCGCGGTCGGCTGCTTCGATACGCGGATGGCGCCGGTGATGGCCGGCGTGTTCGCGTCCCGCGGCGACTCCGTGCTGGTCATGCGCGGCGAGGACGGGCTGGACGAGTTCAGCACGGCCGCGCCGACCCGGGTCTGGGTCGCGGCCGGCGGCACCGTCACCGAGCAGGTGATCGACGCGGTGGAGCTTGGCCTGCCCCGCTCCGCCCCGGGCGACCTGCGCGGCGGTGACGTGGCGTTCAACGGTGACGCCGCACGGCGCTTCTTCGCCGGCGAGACCGGCCCGATCCGCGACGCCGTGCTCCTCAACGCGGCCGCGGGCTTCGCCGCCCGCACCGGCGCACTGTCCGGTGACCTCCGGGAAGCGCTCAGCGACGGTCTGAAGCGGGCCGCCGAGGCCGTCGACTCCGGCGCCACCGAGTCGCTGCTGGCCAGGTGGGTCGACGCCGCCACCACCGCCAAAGCGGCTGAGTAG
- a CDS encoding cytochrome c oxidase assembly protein: MEPLTGSKFFTEASVDSWLAAGLVVGAALYLYGVYRLRLRGDHWPALRTFCFLGLGFGSVAIVTLSGLHAYDTTVISVHMVQHMVLSMVAPIFLALGAPVTLALRVLPKRPKATLLSVLHSRVAKVVTHPLYAYAIFVINPFVLYFTGLYRVSLENSFVHELVHLHFLATGCLFFWPLLGLDPLPNRWPYPGRALLMLLSVPFHTVLGLTIMQSTTLLGGDWYPNLGLTWLDPYTDQKTAGGILWAGGEIVSVTMLGVLILQWIRQSEREARRVDRQLDREEAASASKDQNPAEGTDEIRRAGASPTGG; this comes from the coding sequence GTGGAGCCGCTGACCGGGAGCAAGTTCTTCACCGAGGCCAGCGTGGACAGCTGGCTCGCCGCGGGCCTGGTCGTGGGCGCCGCGCTCTACCTCTACGGCGTGTACCGGCTGCGGCTGCGCGGCGATCACTGGCCGGCGCTGCGCACGTTCTGCTTCCTCGGGCTCGGCTTCGGCTCGGTCGCGATCGTGACGCTGAGCGGCCTCCACGCGTACGACACCACGGTCATCTCGGTCCACATGGTCCAGCACATGGTGCTGTCGATGGTGGCGCCGATCTTCCTGGCCCTGGGCGCGCCGGTCACGCTGGCGCTGCGGGTGCTGCCCAAACGGCCCAAGGCCACGCTGCTGTCGGTGCTGCACAGCCGGGTCGCCAAGGTGGTGACGCACCCGCTCTACGCCTACGCGATCTTCGTCATCAACCCGTTCGTCCTCTACTTCACCGGCCTCTACCGGGTCAGCCTGGAGAACTCGTTCGTCCACGAGCTGGTCCACCTGCACTTCCTGGCGACCGGCTGCCTGTTCTTCTGGCCGCTGCTCGGCCTGGACCCGCTGCCGAACCGCTGGCCATACCCGGGGCGGGCGCTGCTGATGCTGCTCAGCGTGCCGTTCCACACCGTGCTCGGCCTGACGATCATGCAGAGCACCACGCTGCTCGGCGGCGACTGGTACCCGAACCTGGGCCTGACCTGGCTCGATCCGTACACGGACCAGAAGACCGCGGGCGGCATCCTCTGGGCCGGCGGCGAGATCGTCAGCGTGACCATGCTCGGCGTGCTGATCCTGCAGTGGATCCGCCAGTCGGAGCGCGAGGCCCGCCGGGTGGACCGGCAGCTGGACCGGGAGGAGGCCGCCTCGGCTTCAAAAGATCAAAATCCCGCCGAGGGTACGGATGAGATCAGGCGTGCCGGGGCCTCCCCTACCGGCGGCTGA
- the ctaE gene encoding aa3-type cytochrome oxidase subunit III produces MTAAAIDKSRIHSLTRPNMVSVGTIVWLSSELMFFAALFAMYFSIRAAAPEQWEHHTEALNIPYATTFTVILVLSSITCQMGVFAAERGDVHSLRRWFTITFVMGLVFVLGQVNEYITLVGHGVKINADGYGSMFYLTTGFHGLHVTGGLIAFVIFMIRTTMGRFTPAQATSAIVVSYYWHFVDVVWIALFGMIYWIQ; encoded by the coding sequence GTGACTGCGGCAGCCATTGACAAGAGCCGGATCCATTCGCTGACCCGACCCAACATGGTCAGCGTCGGCACGATCGTGTGGCTCTCCAGCGAACTCATGTTCTTCGCGGCCCTCTTCGCGATGTACTTCTCGATCCGGGCCGCGGCTCCGGAGCAGTGGGAGCATCACACCGAGGCGCTGAACATCCCGTACGCGACGACGTTCACCGTGATCCTGGTCCTGTCGTCGATCACCTGCCAGATGGGCGTGTTCGCGGCGGAGCGCGGTGACGTGCACTCGCTGCGGCGCTGGTTCACCATCACGTTCGTGATGGGCCTGGTCTTCGTGCTCGGCCAGGTGAACGAGTACATCACGCTCGTCGGTCACGGCGTGAAGATCAACGCTGACGGGTACGGCTCGATGTTCTACCTGACCACGGGCTTCCACGGTCTGCACGTCACCGGCGGTCTGATCGCGTTCGTCATCTTCATGATCCGGACCACCATGGGCCGCTTCACTCCCGCGCAGGCCACCTCCGCGATCGTCGTGTCGTACTACTGGCACTTCGTCGACGTCGTGTGGATCGCCCTGTTCGGGATGATCTACTGGATCCAGTAG
- the qcrC gene encoding cytochrome bc1 complex diheme cytochrome c subunit, with translation MTSDSPARRAGRGGGFRSRWRRGRNSPPSKLRRRAGAAVRMAAALMLAGGVYAFLAPSASAQEDVALSTAAQQGKEIFDNSCVTCHGRNAQGVEGRGPSLIGVGSASVEFQVETGRMPMVRQEAQAEEKMPQLNDEQAQQLAQYIQELGGGPEIPDGPLTHDINADPDALSRGGELFRLNCTSCHGFGGGGGALSSGKFAPALGDVSERHIYAAMLSGPQNMPVFGDNQLTPDEKRDIITYITGQLQDGGDPGGFNLGRFGPITEGLAIFLVGITALVFTCLWIAGKS, from the coding sequence ATGACTTCTGATTCCCCCGCCCGGCGTGCGGGCCGCGGCGGCGGCTTCCGCTCGCGGTGGCGCCGTGGGCGTAACTCGCCGCCGAGCAAGCTCCGGCGTCGCGCCGGTGCCGCGGTGCGGATGGCTGCCGCGCTGATGCTGGCCGGAGGCGTTTACGCGTTCCTCGCGCCGAGCGCCTCGGCGCAGGAGGACGTCGCGCTCTCCACCGCGGCGCAGCAGGGCAAGGAGATCTTCGACAACAGCTGCGTCACCTGCCACGGCCGCAACGCCCAGGGCGTCGAGGGCCGCGGCCCGAGCCTGATCGGTGTCGGCTCCGCCTCCGTCGAGTTCCAGGTCGAGACCGGGCGCATGCCCATGGTCCGCCAGGAGGCGCAGGCCGAGGAGAAGATGCCGCAGCTCAACGACGAGCAGGCGCAGCAGCTCGCGCAGTACATCCAGGAGCTCGGCGGCGGCCCGGAGATCCCGGACGGCCCGCTGACCCACGACATCAACGCGGACCCGGACGCGCTCTCCCGCGGTGGCGAGCTGTTCCGGCTCAACTGCACCTCCTGCCACGGCTTCGGCGGTGGCGGCGGCGCGCTCTCGTCCGGCAAGTTCGCGCCGGCGCTCGGCGACGTCAGCGAGCGGCACATCTACGCGGCCATGCTCTCCGGCCCGCAGAACATGCCGGTCTTCGGTGACAACCAGCTCACGCCGGACGAGAAGCGGGACATCATCACCTACATCACCGGCCAGCTGCAGGACGGCGGCGACCCGGGCGGCTTCAACCTCGGCCGCTTCGGCCCGATCACCGAGGGGCTGGCCATCTTCCTGGTCGGCATCACGGCGCTGGTCTTCACGTGCCTCTGGATTGCGGGGAAGTCGTGA
- the qcrA gene encoding cytochrome bc1 complex Rieske iron-sulfur subunit produces the protein MSTKTPSTEPVDINDPKLSRFEIIREGARRDDIEIVHYEPQFPPGSKAEKRMVRIVAMFFLITGIASIAFLGVFIFWPWEYEHGAYTLSKFYTPLLGVTLGIALLGIGFGILTWAKKLLPHEISVQDRHVGTDPESQKLTGETALYMLDELGLKRRPLLKGAIGLGLAPVAVVAAAPLIGGLIKDPHGDERQSMFKTGFNPVYNDGNLVRLVQQDGSPVRPEDVSAGGQITVFPGIAHGNTNEWADSPTLLIHLREDDARKAAAAADADDINRGAYYGNYVAFTKICSHAGCPASLYEQQTNRLLCPCHQSQFLIIDNARPVFGPAHKRLAMLPIEVDSEGFFVAKSDYKETVGPDFWERP, from the coding sequence GTGAGCACTAAGACTCCGTCCACGGAACCGGTGGACATCAACGACCCGAAGCTCTCCCGCTTCGAGATCATCCGTGAGGGTGCGCGGCGGGACGACATCGAGATCGTGCACTACGAGCCGCAGTTTCCGCCCGGCAGCAAGGCCGAGAAGCGGATGGTCCGGATCGTCGCCATGTTCTTCCTGATCACCGGCATCGCGTCGATCGCGTTCCTCGGCGTCTTCATCTTCTGGCCGTGGGAGTACGAGCACGGCGCGTACACGCTGAGCAAGTTCTACACGCCGCTGCTCGGCGTCACGCTCGGCATCGCGCTGCTCGGCATCGGCTTCGGCATCCTGACCTGGGCCAAGAAGCTGCTGCCGCACGAGATCTCGGTGCAGGACCGGCACGTCGGCACGGACCCGGAGTCGCAGAAGCTGACCGGCGAGACCGCGCTCTACATGCTCGACGAGCTGGGCCTCAAGCGCCGCCCGCTGCTGAAGGGCGCGATCGGCCTGGGCCTCGCGCCGGTCGCCGTGGTCGCGGCCGCACCGCTGATCGGTGGCCTGATCAAGGACCCGCACGGCGACGAGCGCCAGTCGATGTTCAAGACCGGTTTCAACCCGGTCTACAACGACGGCAACCTGGTCCGCCTGGTCCAGCAGGACGGTTCGCCGGTCCGCCCGGAGGACGTCAGCGCCGGCGGCCAGATCACGGTGTTCCCGGGCATCGCGCACGGCAACACGAACGAGTGGGCCGACTCGCCCACGCTGCTGATCCACCTCCGTGAGGACGACGCGCGGAAGGCGGCGGCCGCGGCCGACGCGGACGACATCAACCGTGGTGCGTACTACGGGAACTATGTCGCTTTTACCAAGATCTGTTCGCACGCCGGCTGCCCTGCCAGCCTCTACGAGCAGCAGACGAACCGGCTGCTGTGCCCCTGCCACCAGTCGCAGTTCCTTATCATTGACAACGCCCGGCCAGTGTTCGGCCCCGCGCACAAGCGGCTCGCGATGCTGCCGATCGAGGTCGACAGCGAGGGCTTCTTCGTGGCGAAGTCGGACTACAAGGAGACCGTCGGGCCGGACTTCTGGGAGCGGCCATGA
- the qcrB gene encoding cytochrome bc1 complex cytochrome b subunit, with protein sequence MKRRKLDLGAVPGNVARGADERLQASTPLRGLLNKVFPDHWSFLLGEIALFSFVVLLLTGVFLTLFFDPSMREVVYNGSYPGLRGQMMSAAYASSLDISFDVRGGLIMRQMHHWAALMFMAAIVIHMFRVFFTGAFRKPRETNWVIGVTLFFLGFFAGFTGYSLPDDGLSGTGLRIASAIMLSFPVIGSWLSSSVFGGEFPGMLIIPRFFIAHVLIIPALLLGLIAAHLGLVFAQKHTQWPGPGRTNENVVGERMFPRYAMKQGGFFMAVFGVIAFMAGAFQINPIWLFGPYRAAEVSSASQPDWYVMFMDGLVRLMPDWDIFIPIPIGGEGFVIPPMFWPAGVLLIVMITAPMAYPAIEARLTGDKRIHNLLERPRDNPHRTALGMMAISFYLIATISGGNDVVADKFHISLNAMTWAGRIGLLIVPPIAYWVTYRICLGLQQHDREVLAHGVETGIIKRLPDGRFVEVHQPLAAPDEHGHTHLEYTGWVVPKKMNRVGALGPAIKGFFFPIEKPVEAPVSPGHPPVDPASKREEVGSSH encoded by the coding sequence ATGAAACGCCGGAAGCTTGACCTCGGCGCCGTGCCCGGCAACGTGGCGCGCGGTGCCGACGAGCGGCTGCAGGCCTCCACGCCCCTGCGTGGCCTGCTGAACAAGGTCTTCCCCGACCACTGGTCCTTCCTGCTGGGCGAGATCGCGCTGTTCTCGTTCGTCGTCCTGCTGCTGACCGGTGTGTTCCTGACCCTCTTCTTCGACCCGTCGATGCGCGAGGTCGTCTACAACGGCTCCTACCCGGGCCTGCGCGGGCAGATGATGTCCGCGGCGTATGCGTCGTCGCTGGACATCTCGTTCGACGTCCGCGGTGGCCTGATCATGCGGCAGATGCACCACTGGGCCGCGCTGATGTTCATGGCCGCGATCGTCATCCACATGTTCCGGGTGTTCTTCACCGGCGCGTTCCGCAAGCCGCGCGAGACCAACTGGGTCATCGGCGTGACGCTGTTCTTCCTGGGCTTCTTCGCCGGCTTCACCGGCTACTCGCTCCCGGACGACGGCCTCTCCGGCACCGGTCTCCGCATCGCCTCGGCGATCATGCTGTCCTTCCCGGTCATCGGCTCGTGGCTGTCCAGCTCCGTGTTCGGCGGCGAGTTCCCGGGCATGCTGATCATTCCGCGGTTCTTCATCGCCCACGTGCTGATCATCCCGGCGCTGCTGCTCGGCCTGATCGCGGCGCACCTCGGCCTGGTCTTCGCGCAGAAGCACACGCAGTGGCCGGGCCCGGGCCGGACCAACGAGAACGTGGTCGGCGAGCGCATGTTCCCGCGCTACGCGATGAAGCAGGGCGGCTTCTTCATGGCCGTCTTCGGTGTCATCGCGTTCATGGCCGGCGCATTCCAGATCAACCCGATCTGGCTCTTCGGGCCGTACCGGGCGGCGGAGGTCTCCTCGGCCTCCCAGCCCGACTGGTACGTCATGTTCATGGACGGCCTGGTCCGCCTGATGCCGGACTGGGACATCTTCATCCCGATCCCGATCGGTGGCGAGGGCTTCGTCATCCCGCCGATGTTCTGGCCGGCCGGTGTCCTGCTGATCGTGATGATCACGGCCCCGATGGCGTACCCGGCGATCGAGGCGCGGCTCACCGGCGACAAGCGCATCCACAACCTGCTGGAGCGCCCACGCGACAACCCGCACCGCACCGCGCTCGGCATGATGGCGATCTCGTTCTACCTCATCGCCACCATCTCCGGCGGCAACGACGTGGTCGCGGACAAGTTCCACATCAGCCTGAACGCGATGACCTGGGCGGGCCGCATCGGTCTGCTGATCGTCCCGCCGATCGCGTACTGGGTGACGTACCGCATCTGCCTGGGCCTCCAGCAGCACGACCGTGAGGTGCTGGCGCACGGCGTGGAGACCGGCATCATCAAGCGCCTGCCGGACGGTCGCTTCGTCGAGGTCCACCAGCCGCTGGCGGCGCCGGACGAGCACGGCCACACCCACCTGGAGTACACGGGCTGGGTCGTGCCGAAGAAGATGAACCGGGTCGGCGCCCTCGGGCCGGCGATCAAGGGCTTCTTCTTCCCGATCGAGAAGCCGGTCGAGGCTCCGGTCTCGCCGGGGCACCCGCCGGTCGACCCCGCGTCGAAGCGCGAGGAAGTCGGCAGCAGCCACTGA
- a CDS encoding alpha/beta hydrolase, whose amino-acid sequence MALSLVTGVAASLIAVPAVAAAPASTVAWAACPEDVVAKAAPTVLECGTVPVPLDYRDPGGRQIEVMVSRLASTDPAKRRGILLTNPGGPGGTGLEIPGLMVNFGAPSSLLDAYDIIGMDPRGVGHSAPVLCGLTGAEGYVANIPPYAQDEAAVDRHAAVSKAVAEQCAANDTQGLIPHITTANTSRDLNSIRIALGERKASYFGASYGSALGAAYASMFPGTTDRIILDSNVGATAFDHEGFRRFGLGMEQTFPDFAAWAAARHDTYGLGRTVAEVRRNYQTLAARLDREPVNGIDGVTFRLLVLTGLYDPASYPAMAPWWQALQNGDAAAAAKLAAELEESFPDNALSSFLAVTCNDSDWSEDVATYKRAVAKDRKRYPLFGAAGANITPCAFWPYEQYEPAVKINDRGPRNILLIQNLRDPATPYVGAQLFREQFRKRSSLVTVDGSGHGVYIFGSNPCALSVGTAYLVDGVMPGDTYCAAGTLTLDAESQRRRADALDRLPNRF is encoded by the coding sequence ATGGCCCTGTCGCTCGTCACGGGGGTCGCCGCGTCGCTGATCGCGGTGCCGGCCGTGGCCGCGGCGCCCGCGTCAACGGTGGCGTGGGCGGCGTGTCCGGAGGACGTGGTGGCCAAGGCCGCGCCCACCGTGCTGGAGTGCGGCACGGTGCCGGTGCCGCTGGACTACCGCGATCCGGGCGGCAGGCAGATCGAGGTCATGGTGTCGCGGCTGGCGAGCACCGATCCGGCGAAGCGCCGCGGCATCCTGCTGACCAACCCGGGCGGGCCGGGCGGGACCGGGCTGGAGATACCCGGGCTGATGGTGAACTTCGGCGCGCCGTCGAGCCTGCTGGACGCCTACGACATCATCGGGATGGACCCGCGCGGCGTCGGGCACTCGGCGCCGGTGCTCTGCGGGCTCACCGGGGCCGAGGGCTATGTGGCGAACATCCCGCCGTACGCCCAGGACGAGGCGGCGGTGGACCGGCACGCGGCCGTCTCCAAGGCCGTCGCGGAGCAGTGCGCGGCGAACGACACCCAGGGGCTGATACCGCACATCACCACCGCGAACACGAGCCGGGACCTGAACTCGATCCGGATCGCGCTGGGTGAGAGGAAGGCCAGCTACTTCGGCGCCTCCTACGGTTCGGCGCTGGGTGCGGCGTACGCGTCGATGTTCCCGGGCACCACGGACCGGATCATCCTGGACAGCAACGTCGGCGCCACCGCCTTCGACCATGAGGGCTTCCGCCGGTTCGGGCTGGGCATGGAGCAGACGTTCCCGGACTTCGCGGCGTGGGCGGCGGCCCGGCACGACACCTACGGCCTCGGCCGGACGGTGGCGGAGGTGCGGCGGAACTACCAGACGCTCGCGGCCCGGCTCGACCGGGAACCGGTCAACGGCATCGACGGTGTGACCTTCCGGCTGCTGGTCCTCACGGGGCTGTACGACCCGGCCTCCTACCCGGCGATGGCGCCGTGGTGGCAGGCGCTGCAGAACGGGGACGCGGCCGCGGCGGCGAAACTGGCCGCCGAGCTGGAGGAGTCCTTCCCGGACAACGCCCTCTCCTCGTTCCTGGCCGTGACGTGCAACGACAGCGACTGGTCGGAGGACGTGGCGACGTACAAGCGGGCGGTCGCCAAGGACCGGAAGCGCTACCCGCTGTTCGGTGCCGCGGGCGCGAACATCACGCCGTGCGCGTTCTGGCCGTACGAGCAGTACGAGCCGGCCGTGAAGATCAACGACAGGGGTCCGCGCAACATTCTGCTCATCCAGAACCTGCGGGACCCGGCCACGCCGTACGTCGGTGCCCAGCTCTTCCGGGAGCAGTTCCGGAAGCGGTCCTCGCTGGTGACGGTGGACGGGAGCGGCCACGGCGTCTACATCTTCGGCTCGAACCCGTGCGCGCTGAGCGTCGGCACGGCCTACCTGGTCGACGGCGTGATGCCGGGGGACACCTACTGCGCGGCCGGGACGCTCACCCTGGACGCGGAGTCGCAGCGGCGGCGGGCGGACGCGCTGGACCGGCTGCCGAACCGGTTCTGA
- a CDS encoding alpha/beta hydrolase, whose protein sequence is MTLSLVAGVAASLIAVPAAAAAPASQVVWGACPADVAAEAAPSVLECGTVPVPLDYRDPTGTRIEIAVSRLASTDPAKRRGILLTNPGGPGVAALEMPGQLANLGTPTSVLDAYDIIGMDPRGVRHSAPVNCGITADLGYRSNIPPYAVDDAAVTAQAEIAKAVAERCAASDPDGRLAHMTTANTARDLDSIRAALGEAKASFFGLSYGSALGAAYASMFPDTTDRVIIDSNLGNTALDRDSMRRFGLGMEQTFPDFAAWAAARHGAYGLGRTQAEVRANYLALAARLDATPLDIFDGILFRWIVFAGLYDEGAYPSIAQTWQALQNADPATATRLMAAEPLPQDNFFSAFLAVTCNDTDWAEDVATYRRAVAQDRKRYPLFGAASANITPCAFWPYEQYEPTVKINRNGPRNVLIMQNERDPATPLRGGQLYRDAFGKRSSLITVDGSGHGVYIYDDNACALSVGTEYLLSGKLPRDTYCGDGARSLDAPSRQRRADALDRLPRTL, encoded by the coding sequence GTGACCCTGTCGCTCGTCGCCGGGGTCGCCGCGTCGCTGATCGCGGTGCCGGCCGCGGCCGCGGCGCCCGCGTCGCAGGTGGTCTGGGGCGCGTGCCCGGCGGACGTGGCGGCCGAGGCCGCGCCGTCCGTGCTGGAGTGTGGCACGGTGCCGGTGCCGCTGGACTACCGCGACCCCACCGGCACGCGGATCGAGATCGCGGTGTCCCGTCTGGCCAGCACGGACCCGGCGAAGCGGCGGGGCATCCTGCTGACCAACCCGGGCGGCCCGGGCGTCGCCGCACTGGAGATGCCCGGGCAGCTGGCCAACCTGGGCACGCCGACCAGCGTGCTGGACGCCTACGACATCATCGGCATGGACCCGCGCGGCGTCCGGCACTCCGCGCCGGTCAACTGCGGGATCACCGCGGACCTGGGCTACCGCTCGAACATCCCGCCGTACGCGGTGGACGACGCCGCGGTGACCGCGCAGGCCGAGATCGCGAAGGCGGTCGCGGAGCGCTGCGCGGCCAGCGACCCGGACGGCCGGCTGGCGCACATGACCACCGCGAACACGGCCCGCGACCTGGACTCGATCCGGGCCGCGCTGGGCGAGGCGAAGGCCAGCTTCTTCGGCCTGTCGTACGGCTCCGCGCTGGGTGCGGCGTACGCGTCGATGTTCCCGGACACCACGGACCGGGTCATCATCGACAGCAACCTCGGCAACACCGCGCTCGACCGGGACAGCATGCGCCGGTTCGGCCTGGGCATGGAGCAGACGTTCCCGGACTTCGCGGCGTGGGCGGCGGCCCGGCACGGCGCCTACGGCCTCGGCCGGACGCAGGCGGAGGTGCGGGCGAACTACCTCGCGCTCGCGGCCCGGCTGGACGCGACGCCACTGGACATCTTCGACGGCATCCTGTTCCGCTGGATCGTCTTCGCGGGCCTCTACGACGAGGGTGCCTACCCGTCGATCGCACAGACCTGGCAGGCGCTGCAGAACGCGGACCCGGCCACGGCCACCCGGCTGATGGCGGCGGAGCCGCTCCCGCAGGACAACTTCTTCTCCGCGTTCCTGGCGGTGACCTGCAACGACACGGACTGGGCCGAGGACGTGGCGACGTATCGGCGCGCGGTGGCGCAGGACCGGAAGCGATACCCGCTGTTCGGTGCCGCGTCCGCGAACATCACGCCGTGCGCGTTCTGGCCGTACGAGCAGTACGAGCCGACCGTGAAGATCAACCGCAACGGGCCGCGCAACGTGCTGATCATGCAGAACGAGCGTGACCCGGCGACGCCGCTGCGGGGCGGTCAGCTCTACCGGGACGCGTTCGGCAAGCGGTCGTCGCTGATCACCGTGGACGGCAGCGGGCACGGCGTCTACATCTACGACGACAACGCGTGCGCGCTGTCCGTGGGCACGGAGTATCTGCTCAGCGGGAAGCTGCCGCGGGACACCTACTGCGGCGATGGGGCGCGGTCACTCGACGCCCCGTCGCGGCAGCGCCGTGCGGACGCGCTGGACCGGCTGCCGCGCACGCTCTGA
- a CDS encoding Lrp/AsnC family transcriptional regulator gives MITAIVLIDCATDSIPEVAETLAALPGVSEVYSTAGHVDLIAIIRVRQFEQIAEVIAGSISKVPGVINTESHIAFRAYSQHDLEEAFAIGLPETD, from the coding sequence GTGATCACCGCGATCGTCCTCATCGACTGTGCCACCGACTCGATCCCGGAGGTGGCCGAGACGCTGGCCGCGCTGCCCGGGGTCAGCGAGGTCTACTCCACCGCCGGCCATGTCGATCTGATCGCGATCATCCGCGTCCGGCAGTTCGAGCAGATCGCCGAGGTGATCGCGGGGAGCATCTCCAAGGTCCCCGGCGTGATCAACACGGAGTCGCACATCGCGTTCCGGGCCTACTCCCAGCACGACCTCGAGGAGGCGTTCGCGATCGGCCTGCCCGAGACGGACTAG
- a CDS encoding NTP transferase domain-containing protein — MSDMAAVILAAGEGQRLRPLTSTVPKALCPVGNVPLLDRALARVDALGLPAAVNAAYLGEAVARHAEGRAHVSVEPDGPLGTGGGLARLRSWVDGRGVLLGNADAYLHDPDLDPGPDIAALIDGWDGASVRMLGRPAASGEGEFGGYDFAGFSLIPWRFVASLPDEKHEVVRSVWRPAEREGALTVVPYSGTYLDTGTPSLYLAANLHAAAGASLVAPDAVVTGRVERAVIGAGARIDGDVRDAVVWPGGRVHAGETLTAAIRVGDDLTVPAALPLA; from the coding sequence ATGAGCGACATGGCCGCGGTCATCCTGGCCGCCGGTGAGGGGCAGCGCCTGCGGCCCCTCACGTCGACGGTGCCCAAGGCGCTCTGCCCGGTCGGCAACGTCCCGCTGCTGGACCGCGCGTTGGCCCGGGTCGACGCGCTCGGCCTGCCGGCCGCGGTGAACGCGGCCTACCTGGGCGAGGCGGTGGCCCGGCACGCGGAGGGCCGCGCGCACGTGTCGGTGGAGCCGGACGGCCCGCTCGGCACCGGCGGTGGCCTGGCCCGGCTGCGGTCCTGGGTGGATGGTCGCGGCGTGCTGCTGGGCAACGCGGACGCGTACCTCCACGATCCTGATCTTGATCCTGGCCCGGACATCGCCGCGCTGATCGACGGCTGGGACGGCGCGTCCGTGCGCATGCTGGGCCGGCCCGCCGCGTCCGGCGAGGGCGAGTTCGGCGGGTACGACTTCGCCGGCTTCTCGCTGATCCCGTGGCGGTTCGTGGCCTCGCTGCCGGACGAGAAGCACGAGGTGGTGCGCTCGGTGTGGCGGCCGGCCGAGCGGGAGGGCGCGCTCACCGTCGTGCCCTACTCAGGAACATACCTGGACACGGGTACGCCGTCGCTCTACCTCGCCGCGAACCTGCACGCCGCGGCCGGAGCCTCGCTGGTGGCGCCGGACGCGGTGGTGACCGGCCGGGTGGAACGCGCGGTGATCGGTGCCGGGGCCCGCATCGACGGCGACGTCCGCGACGCCGTGGTCTGGCCGGGCGGGCGCGTGCACGCGGGCGAGACGCTCACCGCCGCGATCCGGGTCGGCGACGACCTCACCGTCCCGGCGGCACTCCCGCTAGCATGA